Within Desulfurobacterium thermolithotrophum DSM 11699, the genomic segment TACTTTGTGGCAACTTCTTTTTCTACATCTAATCCAAAAGTTGCTCATAATGTTATTTTGGGTATTTCTAACATAGGTACAAAAGGGATAAATGAACTTTTGAAAGAAGGAAAAAAACCGGAAGAGATTAGAAACCTAATCTTTTCAGGAACTTTTTCAAAGCCTGTAAATAATCCTATCTACTGGGCATTTACAGGAGATGAAATAGGTAAGTTTGCATGGATAAACTACTTTGGAACCTGGGACTTTGACTTAAAAAAAGGAATAAAATCTCCTATTTATCAGTTATCCGGTTGTAGAAGTTTAAGACCGCAAATTCTTGTGTGTAGTGGATTAATAATAGACCTTAACAAAGGAGAAATAATTCAGAATAAGAGAGCTATTTCTCTTAAAAAATTGGTGATCAAAAATGAAAAGAAATTAGTAGAAAAGGACTATCATTCAAAAGGACTTTATCTTGAAATAGTGGAAAAAAATAAGAAAGGTTTTCTATTCCTCATGGCTGAACAGCCTTTTAAATCAATGTTTAATCAAATGTACATTCTAAGAAATTTTGATAAAAAGTATTTTGAACTTGTCTATGATGATTTTCCAACAATGGTTCTTTATAGAGTGAAAAGTGATAGTGATAACACCAACACTAACACTAACACCAACACTAATAACTAAGGAGCCACTATGGTTTTTACTGTTAGAAGTTTTGCAGTGGTGGGGGTTGATGGAGTTGAAGTAAAAGTTGAAGTAGATGCCGGGAGGGGACTGCCGGGAACAGTAATTGTTGGACTTCCCGATTCTGCCGTTAAGGAAAGTAAAGAAAGAGTAAAAGCTGCGATTGTGAATTCAGGCTATCCTTTTCCGACGAAGAAAATAGTTGTAAATCTTGCACCTGCGGATGTCAAAAAGGAAGGGACTCTTTACGACCTTCCTATAGCACTCGGGATTCTCGGTTCTGCTAACTTGGTTTTTCCGGAAAAGTTAAATGATTACATAATAGCGGGAGAGCTCGGGCTAAAAGGAGAGGTTGGACGGATAAAAGGAATTTTATCTGCTGCTATCTTAGCAAAAGAAAAAGGTTTTAAAGGAATTATTGTTCCTGAAGGTAACGTTGAAGAAGCTACATTAATAGATGGAATTGAAGTAATTCCTGTAAAGAATCTTGTTGAAGTAGTTTCTTTCTTAAATGGAGACCTTGAAATAGAACCTGCAGGAAAAAAGGAAATTGATACAAAGTATGAGTTTGAAGTTGATATGTCTGATATCGTTGGGCAATATCAGGCAAAAAGAGCTCTCGAAATAGCAGCAGCCGGGCATCACAACCTTTTTATGATAGGTCCACCAGGCTCTGGAAAAACAATGCTTGCAAGAAGACTTCCCACGATTATGCCTCCAATGAGTGAGGAAGAAATAGTAGAAACAACAAAAATCTATAGTGTTGCAGGACTTTTTTCTGAAATTCCTGTAGTAAAGAGACCGTTTAGAGCTCCTCACTCAGGAGCTTCTGAAGTTGCTCTTATAGGTGGGGGAGCTTCTCTAAAACCAGGGGAAGTAAGTTTATCTCATAATGGAGTTTTATTCCTTGATGAAATGGCAGAATTTAAACGTTCGGCGTTGGAAGCTTTAAGACAGCCCTTAGAAGACGGTTTTGTAACTATTTCAAGAGCTTCAGGAACTGTTACCTTCCCTGCAAATTTTAGTCTGGTAGCGGCTTCCAATCCCTGTCCCTGCGGTTTCAGAGGGTTTGAAGATGAAAATCACTACTGCAAATGCTCTCCTTCACAGGTAAAGAAGTACCTTGGAAAAATCTCGGGTCCCATTATGGACAGAATAGACATCCACATTACGGTTCCTGCCGTAAAGCCGGAAGAGCTAAAAAATAAGAAGACCGGAGAAACCTCAGAAAAGATAAGAGAAAGGGTTATAAGTGCTCACGAAATTCAGAAAAGACGTTTCGAGGATTTAAAGATAAACTTTAACTCCCAGATGGGGAGAAGAGAAATTTTACAATTTTGTAAATTAGAAGGAGAAGCAGAAGAGCTCCTAAATAGCGCTGTAAAAACTCTCGGACTGTCTGCAAGAGCTTACGGCAGAGTTTTAAAACTTTCCCGAACCATTGCTGATTTATCAGGAAGTGATTTGATTACAAGAGTTCACATAGCAGAGGCATTAAGTTATAGACCCGTTGATTTAGTTAATTAGTTTAACTATTTAACCATATATGGGGATACGTTGAAAAGATTAGCGATGGCACTATTTCTGTTTACTTTCTCCTATGGCAATGCTTTTGCTGGGACAGGGTGGTTTCGTATAGAGAAGGGACACTCTCTCTATTTTAAGCCTTTTGTTGACGTTAAGCTCCAAAAAGATGTAATGGTGCTTTTTGTTACCAGTAAAGGGAAAATTTACAGAGGAAAGTGTAGAGAGAAAACAATAAAAGACGCTTGCTCAATAACACCCAGAAAAAGATTTCGAGATAATACTGAAAGCATTCGTTATATAATTTTAAGACTTAAAAAATTTTACGCACCTGAAGTTATAAAAACGGGGGTTGTAGATAATTTAAATGTCAAGGATAGATAGTTGTTAAAGTATGTTGCTTTGTAGATCAAAGGAAATCTATAACTAGTTTTACAGCTTTTGTTTTTCTTAAGTTCAAGAGATTTTTGTACATGTGAACTACCTACGACTAAAGTCGCAGGCTTCGTGGAGGTTTGCACGCTTCTTGCGTGCCTTACTCCACAGGCGGGTTCACGCCGCCTCTACTCCTATCCCTGCAAAAAGCAGAGATTCGGAGATACCTTCTATCTCGCTCCAGTCCCCACCCCACGCCTGCACAAAGCAGACGGACCGTCTACTGGAGCCTCTTTCCCGGCCTATTCAGTTGTTCAAAGACCTTGCGGTAGGTGTTCACCTACCGCTCCTTTCACCACCCTTAGCTGGTTTTCAACTCCTTCTGGAGTCGGTGGTGAAAGTAACCACTTTAATTTTACCACAACACCCCTTCAGGGTGTCGGGCTGTATCCCTGCTTTGAAAAGCGGGGTTTTAGCCCGTGTTTTTTCTATAAAAAGGGGAGGATAAACTCCCCTTTATTTTAATTTTCAGAACCAACAACTTCATCTGGATGTGCAATTCTACCAAAGACAGCAGAAGCAGCAGCAACTGCTGGAGATGCAAGATAAACTTCACTTTCTGGATGTCCCATTCTTCCAACAAAGTTCCTGTTAGTTGTAGCAACTGCTCTTTCACCTTTTGCAAGAATTCCCATGTGTCCACCAAGACATGGACCACAGGTTGGTGTTGAAACGACACATTCAGCCTC encodes:
- a CDS encoding YifB family Mg chelatase-like AAA ATPase; the encoded protein is MVFTVRSFAVVGVDGVEVKVEVDAGRGLPGTVIVGLPDSAVKESKERVKAAIVNSGYPFPTKKIVVNLAPADVKKEGTLYDLPIALGILGSANLVFPEKLNDYIIAGELGLKGEVGRIKGILSAAILAKEKGFKGIIVPEGNVEEATLIDGIEVIPVKNLVEVVSFLNGDLEIEPAGKKEIDTKYEFEVDMSDIVGQYQAKRALEIAAAGHHNLFMIGPPGSGKTMLARRLPTIMPPMSEEEIVETTKIYSVAGLFSEIPVVKRPFRAPHSGASEVALIGGGASLKPGEVSLSHNGVLFLDEMAEFKRSALEALRQPLEDGFVTISRASGTVTFPANFSLVAASNPCPCGFRGFEDENHYCKCSPSQVKKYLGKISGPIMDRIDIHITVPAVKPEELKNKKTGETSEKIRERVISAHEIQKRRFEDLKINFNSQMGRREILQFCKLEGEAEELLNSAVKTLGLSARAYGRVLKLSRTIADLSGSDLITRVHIAEALSYRPVDLVN